A region of the Dermatophagoides farinae isolate YC_2012a chromosome 7, ASM2471394v1, whole genome shotgun sequence genome:
acacaggcaTCATGTttgtaaattgaatgatgatgatgaacattatcttttttttctatactgTGTGGTCATTTCTAACttatcaaatacaaaaaagaTGAATCAAATCGTAAAAagaaatggtgaaaaatttcGACATAAACTTTGAACatatgagatgatgatgaacaatatcGTAAACATTGATGGATcgaatgagagaaaaaaattgactaaATAACCGTGATGGTTAAACattcgaataataaaaaatttttttttgtttgtaacattttttatgaatgatgatttcaaacaTTGATATATTTCCATCATATATGGAATGTTTGTGGTAATGTTAAAAAACTAGAACAAAATTAGTTTTAAGtgccaaataataatgataataatggtggtgatttAAAAGGATtaaatatcaatttttcaatcttgGAACAAGAAAAGATTGAAAAgaaggagagagagagagagaggaatATAGATGTTTGATACTTTATTCATTTAGAAAACCGCCAAAAATTCATGGTCGAATCtttttgtgtatatgtgtgcttgttgaagatgataattatatcatcatggacaaatgataaaataaaaaacaaaatagaatgtatcatgatcattgacaacgataataataataataataataaacgttgtatatatatacaagataaacaaaacattaaaaatgaatttttcaatcatcgaaTGTCACACATCTctgtctcttttttttaaaattatgtTTTGACAACATGTTACCTTGATAATTTCTAATGCAACACAAATctcaaacacaaacacacgcacacttattgattttcattttgattcatatctaactgtttttattttctttatttttttttcattttcccatcaatttaatcaaaaacaaaaaaaaagacgaaaacgtaaaaatcaatcacaacaacaacaacaacaacaacaagcagcagcagcagcaacaacaaaatcttcaacaacaacaagaaccaTATAATATTCGTTATAATAATGGACAAACACCTCCAATGAATAATGGTGTTataggtggtggtggtagtggtggaGATTTTCATAgtgccaataataataattccatgTTGATgcaatcacatcatcatcctcatcatcatcatcatcatcaacagcatcaTGATGGTTCATCCATTAGACATGATTCAACAATTTATGGTGGACATCAGGTTAGtaattcttgtttgtttgtttttttttttttggttctaaaattgattttatttttttccaatacatAGCATATGAATAATTCTTATCCAAATCAACAATCGTATCAAACacctcaacaacaacggatgCAACCAACAAATTGTTTAAATGGATctcttaataataatcaatgtacctcgcaatcatcatctacgATGGCCATGACAGCCGGACATCAAGCATGTGGTCCAGCTGCAATgtctggtcatcatcatactcaCCATAATGgcggtaatggtggtggttcacATCATGGAAAcggaatgatgatgtccgCTGGAACACATCAAGATCccacaatgatgacaacatcGGCTGCTATGAAATCCAATAATTATAACAACGGTCGTGCATCAACAATGCGTAATGTTACACCATCAACAAATCAAGCCGCTTATTCAACAACGGCCAATCCAACACAACAGCATTATTCTTCATCACAAACGCCCAAAAGAtcttcctcatcatcatcatcggctgCAATGTCACAAccatattcaatgatgaatcaaaataatgtttATCATAACAATAATTATGGTAtgcaaccacaacaacaaaatcaacctCATTTCAATAACTCACAGGTAAATGTgtaatttctgttttttcttgatcaatTTTAACCTTATTTATATTATACAGTATCCTGTTAATCAGAACATGTCATACAACccgaaaacatcatcaatgccattacaacaacaacaacaacaacagacacAATCGCAGCAACAACCACAAATGTTTAACAATTCGATGATGCCTGTTGcaacaatgaataatggAAACACTAATAGTAATGGatataaccatcatcatactcatcatcaacatcatggACAATCGACGAATACAGCAGccacaacagcagcaacgaCCAAATCCacacttcatcatcatcatcaacaacagatgCGTAATCAGCAAGGTCAATTCATGTCAAGcaatcaatattattcatcgtcatcatcggcAACGCCAACGGTGGCGGCGGCTACATCAGCCACCTCAAATACAGCGGCAGCAGCCTCCCATCAccaacaatcacaacaaaTGGCCCAAAATCATTCACACCATTCttcccatcatcatcctcatcatcatcaacaacatcattcgCATTCACAACAGGCACAAATGCATTCAACACATCATCAGCATTCACttcatcaaaacaataatcaaatgacTGGCAATATGACTCCAAATAATCAGAtctcaaatcatcatcaccatcctCATCAATATGATATCAACAATTCTGGTAGCTATGGTACGGGTGGTGTTGGTAGCCAACCTTATGGCCAACAACATCACAATAGCTCTtattctcaacaacaacattggtCAATGTCTGGTTCCGGTGGCTCAAACAATCAGGGTCAACAATGTAATGGTGGTGCTGTTGGTAACAATATCAATTCGTATCAACATTCACCGATTCCTGGCAATCCTACACCACCATTAACACCGGCATCGAACATTCCACCATATCTATCACCAAATGGTGCcgataataaatcatcaaatttaacTATTAACGATGTTAAACCAAGACTTTCATCAAATCAACGTAAGTTTTACATTGTTTATACTACGATTCTCTTTCTCTAACATTGATATATCTGAATATCGTATCATTCAttaggtgatgatgaaattcgtCTAACTTTTCCGGTACATGATGGTATTATTTTACCACCATTCCGTTTGGAACATAATCTTGCCGTCAGTAATCATGTATTCCATTTAAAACCAAATGTATATGAAACATTGATGTGGCGCCACGATCTAGAATTACAATTAAAATGtttccatcatcaagatCAACATATGAATACAAATTGGCCAGCATCGGTTCAAGTATCGGTCAATGCCACTCCATTAGTGATTGAACGTAGCGATACTAAAACGTTCCATAAGCCATTATATTTGAAAGATATTTGCCAATCTGGACGTAATATGATTCAAATCACTGTGACAGCATGTTGTTGTGTATGtatttgatgaaacaaaaaaaaatattttcaaatgacaaCATTGTCTAATActaatattttcaatcattatctATGATCAGTCACATCTATTTAGCTTACAATTGGTACATCGGCCAACATTACGTTCTGTGTTACAAGGTTTACTACGAAAACGTTTGCTTCCAGCTGATCATTGCGTGACAAAAATTAAACGCAATTTCTCCAACAATGGATCATTGACGCCATCacaacaatatgatgatagtaTCGAGCCGACTGCCATTAAAGTTCCACTTAAATGTCCAGTTACATTCAAAAGGATCTTATTACCATCACGTGGTCCAGATTGTAAACATATTCAggtttgttgattatttattgtaaaattatcattacttttttttgtatgaaaaaaaattatgtttattttctaatcatcatcactattattattctctTACAATTTATCCAGTGTTTTGATCTTGAATCCTATCTACAAATGAATGCCGATAAAAACACCTGGAAATGTCCGATTTGTAATAAACCGGCTTTTCTTGAAGGTCTTGAAGTTGATCAATATATTTGGGGTATATTGACATCGACCGGTTTGGATGTTGAAGAAGTAACCATTGATTCAAATGCCTATTGGAaaccaatcaataaatatgattcaggtaaagaatgatgataatgattatttataaaaatgaaaaaaaacgacattttttttcatccatcacATCATTGGCAAATTGTTACTAAAATGTTGCACTCTTCATTAGGAAACTACAACACATCAAAACGATTCAAGGCTAATTCACCGAATAGTATGCAATTGCCAACATCAAGTTCTTGGGAACTTGGTCAAGGCCTATCACCATACCAATCATCGATGCCCACACCTGACATGCAATGTATGTatacattgattattatttttttttctattctttttATACATCATTTAACTCACCTAAATCGTGatattttgttatttgtcATTCGAATGTGTAGCTATTTTAAATGGATCCAATGCTACTACTAGCAACAATAATGGTATCCAATCAAATAACggcaatatcaacaacaacaataacaactcatcatcatcattgatacaatcatcatcatcatcatcatcaatgtcgagctttgaatttcattcatctgcATCTGAATTTGCACCATTGATGCATGATTCAACTAATGATATGGGAATGGCTACTATCAATCCATTAACAGCGATAGAAAAATCCATTAGCCATGTAGAACAGAATATGGGTCCACCTGTATTCGGATCATTAGGTTCAGCAAATACAACATCCGATAATaccaccaataataataatggaatacCTACCAGGCCAAGCAGTaccaatttgaataataataatgcaaacaatgctaataataatccaagTTTATTGAATACACCTCCATcaacttcatcatcagcatcatcagtTGCCAGTAATAATGGTAGTAATTCGATCATGAATCCCGGTAGCCATGGTCCACATACACCTGCAACACCATCTTCCTCAGCAGCTGTTTGCAGCAGcagtagtaataataataatcatggtGGACCAAATACACCACACACTCCACATACACCACACACACCTCATACGCCCGGTAgttcaatgaataataatcaaacatcaGCACCTAGAACGCCACAAGGTAgtgaacaatcatcattatcatcaacgaatAGTCAAaatggtggtagtagtaaAAATGGAAACAGTAATAGTAATCCTGGTTCTGCATTGAATGATCTCCATTTTGATCCAGCTGCCGTTATTGATGGCGAAGGTCAAGGACAAGAAACACTTAATGTAAGTAATTTATAAACTAAAAATTCTAGAAAATATTTCTAAtcttttttaatcattaCATTGATAGCTTCTTCCGGACAACATGGTCGATATGGAATTATTGTCCTATCTAGAGCCATCAGATTCAGGCCTAGGTACGGGTAATTCATCAAGTGTTGATCTAAGTGGATCATTAACATCAGTCGACGATAGTGTCGTTGCTGAAGAAATACTCTCATTATttgacaattgattgatacatACATGACAACATAACATAAcatgaaaccaaaaacaaaaacaaaaaccagtGACCAAATgagtattattattgtcttCTGCTacgatttttatcaaatatttttctctctctctctctctctttctttcttattttttgttgttgatatataattattataatgataaaaaattcatgaatcattgaaaaatgacaaattattGTAAAactttgttattgtttttttttctgtctgaCTATCTATAtatctctctttctctttctctttcattcatcattttttttcaattttttcaattgttaatttattcatcatcatcatcatcattatgt
Encoded here:
- the tna gene encoding zinc finger MIZ domain-containing protein tonalli, which translates into the protein MNNGVIGGGGSGGDFHSANNNNSMLMQSHHHPHHHHHHQQHHDGSSIRHDSTIYGGHQHMNNSYPNQQSYQTPQQQRMQPTNCLNGSLNNNQCTSQSSSTMAMTAGHQACGPAAMSGHHHTHHNGGNGGGSHHGNGMMMSAGTHQDPTMMTTSAAMKSNNYNNGRASTMRNVTPSTNQAAYSTTANPTQQHYSSSQTPKRSSSSSSSAAMSQPYSMMNQNNVYHNNNYGMQPQQQNQPHFNNSQYPVNQNMSYNPKTSSMPLQQQQQQQTQSQQQPQMFNNSMMPVATMNNGNTNSNGYNHHHTHHQHHGQSTNTAATTAATTKSTLHHHHQQQMRNQQGQFMSSNQYYSSSSSATPTVAAATSATSNTAAAASHHQQSQQMAQNHSHHSSHHHPHHHQQHHSHSQQAQMHSTHHQHSLHQNNNQMTGNMTPNNQISNHHHHPHQYDINNSGSYGTGGVGSQPYGQQHHNSSYSQQQHWSMSGSGGSNNQGQQCNGGAVGNNINSYQHSPIPGNPTPPLTPASNIPPYLSPNGADNKSSNLTINDVKPRLSSNQRDDEIRLTFPVHDGIILPPFRLEHNLAVSNHVFHLKPNVYETLMWRHDLELQLKCFHHQDQHMNTNWPASVQVSVNATPLVIERSDTKTFHKPLYLKDICQSGRNMIQITVTACCCSHLFSLQLVHRPTLRSVLQGLLRKRLLPADHCVTKIKRNFSNNGSLTPSQQYDDSIEPTAIKVPLKCPVTFKRILLPSRGPDCKHIQCFDLESYLQMNADKNTWKCPICNKPAFLEGLEVDQYIWGILTSTGLDVEEVTIDSNAYWKPINKYDSGNYNTSKRFKANSPNSMQLPTSSSWELGQGLSPYQSSMPTPDMQSILNGSNATTSNNNGIQSNNGNINNNNNNSSSSLIQSSSSSSSMSSFEFHSSASEFAPLMHDSTNDMGMATINPLTAIEKSISHVEQNMGPPVFGSLGSANTTSDNTTNNNNGIPTRPSSTNLNNNNANNANNNPSLLNTPPSTSSSASSVASNNGSNSIMNPGSHGPHTPATPSSSAAVCSSSSNNNNHGGPNTPHTPHTPHTPHTPGSSMNNNQTSAPRTPQGSEQSSLSSTNSQNGGSSKNGNSNSNPGSALNDLHFDPAAVIDGEGQGQETLNLLPDNMVDMELLSYLEPSDSGLGTGNSSSVDLSGSLTSVDDSVVAEEILSLFDN